ATCCGCCGTTCCCTGGGGCAGCCTGACGGCCCCGCCGATAAACGGCAGGATGAATATAACGACTCCGCAAAAGACGAAGAACAAGCCGGGGACCATTCGATCAATTTGTCGCTCTTTTCCGGCCGGGTCACTTTTTGAAAGAAGGAACGCGAAAATCAACGCCAGCGCCGGGAAGACGGGCAGCAGGTAATGAAGTTGTTTGCCGCTGATCAGGGAAAACGTCAGGAAGGCCGGCAGAAACCAGGACAGGCAGAACCTGACTCCGCCGTCGTTCATGGCTGCGCGCGAACCCCGCGCCGCTCTCCACAGGGCGGGCCAGACAATCCAGGGCAATATCAGCGGCGACAGCACCGCCAGATACCACCACCAGGAACGCCCGTGGGCGAAAGAATGAACCATCCTTCCTGCCGACTGTCCCCAGAAGATGGCGTCGGCGTAGTCCTCGCCGCCTCTGACGGCGGCGGGGACGGCCCAGGCCAGGGCGATGGCGACGCCCAGCGCCAGCGCCGCCGCCACACCCATATACCATCGTTTCCAGTCCGCCTTATGCCCGCCGGCCAGATATTCTCCCCACAGCGGCGCCAGCAGCGCCGCCGGCAACACATGCGGCAGAATGGCCGGACCCTTGGCCAGCATGCCGACGCCGATGCCGACGCCGAGCGCGGCAAAGCCCTTGAAATAATCGCCGCGCCAGGCCCTGAGCACCCCCAGGAGTCCGACCAGGGCGCAAAAGGCGAGAATCAGATCGAACATGGTCAATGTGGCGAACAGCGACCAAAACAGGCAGCCGGAAAGAATCAGCGGCGCCGTCAGAGCCGACCCGCCGATATCCGGCCACAGCCGCCGCGCCATGCGCGCGGTGAGAAACAGGCTGCCCAGGCCGAAAAACGGCGCCGCCAGCCGAGGCCACCATTCGTTGACGCCGAACGCCGCCCAGCCCAGGTGAATCAACCAGAACAAAAGCGGCGGCTTGTGGCTGTACGGTTCGCCGTTGAGATAGGGAACCAGAAATTCGGACTTCAGCCACATTTCCCAGGCGACGGCGAGATAGCGGGTCTCGTCAACCGGCAGCAGGGGGCGCGTCACCAGGGCGACGGCCACCGTCAGCGCCCACAACGCGGTCCACAGATACGAGGGCCAATCGCGCATGTTCATCCCCTCACCGCTCTTCTCCCAGCTTCGTTTCGATATCTTTATCGAAGGTCTTGCCGTGGCGGTGTTTTCGATAAAGGTGAACGCCGATTATCCCGGAAAGAACAAACAGGGCGACGCTCAGGCTGATCCGCAACTCCGGGTCAAGGTCCATGCCGCTGCCGGCCAGGGCGAACACTATGGTTTGCGGAATATAGCCGATGGCCGAGCCGAGGAAGAAAGGAATCGCCCTGACGCCGGACACCCCGGCGGCCAGATTGACGACCAGATTATTGCCTACCGGCAACAGGCGGATCAACAAGGCCATCGCCAGGGGATTGTCATGCAGGAAGTCGTCCACGCTCCTGATCTTCGCCGGGAACCTGGACGCCACGAATTCGCGTCCGAGCAGTCTGGCGTAGAAGAAAGAGGCCACGCAACTGAT
This sequence is a window from Rhodospirillales bacterium RIFCSPLOWO2_02_FULL_58_16. Protein-coding genes within it:
- a CDS encoding SNARE associated Golgi protein, which encodes MNLNALFRGLIMIASLVAFGFLLKTAHLDKAWIDAEIRGHGAYGDLLFIAVGVLFTGFGLPRQIIGFLGGYAFGFAYGTALAMLASVISCVASFFYARLLGREFVASRFPAKIRSVDDFLHDNPLAMALLIRLLPVGNNLVVNLAAGVSGVRAIPFFLGSAIGYIPQTIVFALAGSGMDLDPELRISLSVALFVLSGIIGVHLYRKHRHGKTFDKDIETKLGEER